Proteins from one Deltaproteobacteria bacterium genomic window:
- a CDS encoding PQQ-dependent sugar dehydrogenase gives MLAKGGIPIAAETQPGSAMISVLPAFSPLIFNQPTALLQAPNDPSTWFVLERQGYVKRFRRGDAVSVVFADLTAKIASAAGEQGLLGLAFHPMFPAIPRIFVSYTNTSGNSVISRFNSSPDGQSFLPNSETVLMTVAQPFTNHNGGNMAFGPDGHLYIGFGDGGSGGDPQDQAQNTNSLLGAMLRIDVDTGSLYGIPPDNPFSNSAGCGLGPGCPEIFAYGFRNPWRWSFDRVDGRLWAGDVGQSAYEEIDVVDVGKNYGWRCYEGTHPYNLAGCGPAGDYTPPVAEYDHTAGECSVTGGYVYRGSRIPELEGAYMYGDYCTGKIWGLFSQGGIPTTQLLVDTGLLISSFGEGNDGELYVVSYAEGKIYRLSRAPVFPAGAILGPLLLE, from the coding sequence ATGCTCGCCAAAGGGGGTATCCCCATCGCGGCGGAAACGCAGCCAGGCTCCGCGATGATCAGTGTGTTGCCTGCGTTCTCTCCACTGATCTTCAACCAACCTACGGCCCTTCTTCAGGCTCCCAACGACCCTTCAACATGGTTCGTGCTGGAACGGCAGGGCTACGTGAAACGCTTCAGGAGGGGTGACGCCGTTTCCGTCGTTTTTGCGGACCTCACTGCGAAAATCGCCTCAGCCGCGGGTGAACAGGGATTGCTGGGATTGGCGTTTCATCCCATGTTTCCCGCGATTCCTCGGATATTTGTTTCCTACACGAACACCTCGGGTAATTCGGTCATTTCCAGATTCAACAGTTCGCCGGACGGACAAAGCTTCCTCCCGAATTCGGAAACCGTTCTGATGACCGTTGCGCAGCCGTTTACCAATCACAATGGGGGGAACATGGCCTTCGGCCCGGACGGTCACCTGTACATCGGATTTGGTGACGGTGGGTCCGGAGGAGATCCCCAGGACCAGGCTCAGAACACGAATTCGCTTCTGGGAGCCATGTTGCGAATCGACGTCGATACGGGAAGCCTTTACGGAATTCCACCGGATAATCCTTTTTCAAACAGCGCGGGATGTGGGCTAGGACCGGGTTGCCCGGAGATTTTCGCCTATGGCTTTCGCAATCCATGGCGGTGGAGCTTCGATCGGGTCGACGGCCGGCTCTGGGCCGGTGACGTAGGACAAAGCGCTTACGAAGAAATCGACGTAGTCGACGTGGGTAAAAACTACGGCTGGCGCTGCTATGAGGGAACTCACCCATACAACCTGGCAGGCTGCGGCCCGGCGGGCGACTACACGCCTCCGGTGGCGGAGTACGACCATACAGCCGGCGAGTGTTCAGTGACGGGCGGTTACGTATATAGGGGAAGTCGCATCCCTGAACTGGAAGGAGCCTACATGTACGGCGATTACTGCACAGGCAAAATCTGGGGGCTTTTCAGCCAGGGGGGGATTCCGACCACTCAATTGCTGGTGGACACAGGACTCCTGATTTCGTCCTTCGGGGAGGGTAATGACGGAGAGCTGTACGTAGTCAGCTACGCCGAAGGGAAAATCTACCGGCTTTCGCGTGCACCGGTCTTTCCAGCGGGCGCCATCCTGGGTCCCCTGCTCCTCGAATAA
- a CDS encoding CZB domain-containing protein yields MSVGRKMGLGFGFVLTLLIVVSATSLFGVKGIVRNADRVAAGHELNETLAQKEIDHLNWAAKLNALLTDDNIHKLEVETDDHKCAFGEWLYGAGRKETERTLPSLSTLLKEIEDPHRKLHRSAIEIGEVFKQADSKLPLLFTEKEVDHLKWAARIREAFLQQTDSLGVQTDPTKCALGEWLATEQAKQIYEAGGADFRRAWDQMRTTHDKLHQSAVDIEQHLASGKIEAAQNQFRQVTAPLLNETVGHLDTLKAEVMRDMDGMEKANAIYATQTVPALHATQKLLQEIRAEVKKKTEIDNEAMMDMTQATQRNVTLVSIVAIVAGVLLAFLIARGITALLRRISIQMKESAEQVASGAGQVSSASQSLAEGTSEQAASIEETSSSMEEMASMTKQNADHAEEANVIMKDTNQIVSKANRSMSELTESMAEISRASEETQKIVKTIDEIAFQTNLLALNAAVEAARAGEAGAGFAVVADEVRNLAMRAADAAKNTANLIESTVKKVKDGTELVSATNEAFSQVSESSSKVGGLVAEIAAGSNEQAQGIEQVNKAVTEMDKVVQRNAANAEENAGAAEEMSAQSEQMAVYVAELMALVGGSGKGLSNGRSGKVAPHNAPARTHRRPASSSGKVGKKTAVLPRGKEVHPEQMIPLEDKDLSDF; encoded by the coding sequence ATGAGTGTTGGAAGGAAGATGGGACTCGGCTTCGGGTTTGTGTTAACCCTGTTGATCGTGGTGAGCGCCACGAGTCTTTTCGGCGTCAAAGGAATCGTCCGTAACGCCGATCGTGTCGCCGCAGGCCACGAGCTCAATGAGACGCTTGCTCAAAAAGAAATAGATCACCTCAATTGGGCCGCCAAACTCAATGCGCTCTTGACGGACGACAATATACACAAGCTCGAAGTTGAAACAGACGATCACAAATGCGCCTTTGGAGAATGGCTTTATGGCGCAGGGCGAAAAGAGACTGAAAGAACACTCCCTTCGCTTTCCACTCTTCTGAAGGAAATCGAGGATCCGCACCGGAAGCTGCACCGCTCGGCAATCGAGATAGGCGAAGTCTTCAAACAGGCGGATTCGAAATTGCCTCTCCTCTTTACGGAGAAGGAAGTGGATCACTTGAAGTGGGCCGCCCGGATTCGAGAGGCTTTTCTCCAGCAGACTGACTCACTTGGCGTTCAGACGGATCCGACGAAGTGCGCCCTCGGGGAATGGCTGGCAACGGAACAAGCCAAGCAGATATATGAAGCCGGGGGTGCCGATTTTAGGAGAGCGTGGGATCAAATGCGGACTACCCATGACAAACTGCACCAATCAGCCGTCGATATAGAGCAGCATCTGGCTTCCGGCAAGATCGAGGCAGCGCAGAATCAGTTCCGTCAGGTCACGGCCCCTTTATTGAATGAAACGGTCGGCCATCTGGACACACTCAAGGCTGAAGTGATGCGGGACATGGATGGGATGGAAAAAGCGAACGCCATATACGCAACCCAAACCGTTCCGGCCCTTCATGCGACCCAAAAACTGTTGCAAGAAATCCGTGCGGAGGTAAAAAAGAAAACCGAGATCGACAATGAGGCCATGATGGACATGACGCAAGCGACGCAGCGCAACGTGACGCTTGTGAGCATTGTGGCCATCGTCGCCGGAGTGCTGTTGGCCTTTCTGATCGCCCGAGGAATTACTGCTCTTCTTAGAAGGATCTCCATTCAAATGAAGGAGAGCGCCGAACAGGTCGCATCCGGGGCCGGGCAAGTTTCCTCGGCTAGTCAGTCTCTGGCGGAGGGGACTTCCGAGCAGGCCGCATCCATTGAAGAGACGTCTTCGTCCATGGAAGAGATGGCTTCCATGACCAAACAGAACGCGGACCATGCCGAAGAGGCGAATGTCATAATGAAGGATACAAATCAGATCGTGAGCAAGGCGAACCGGTCCATGTCGGAACTGACCGAATCCATGGCGGAGATATCCAGGGCCAGCGAAGAGACCCAGAAGATCGTCAAGACCATTGACGAAATCGCCTTCCAGACGAATCTCCTGGCCTTGAACGCGGCGGTTGAGGCGGCCCGGGCGGGGGAAGCGGGGGCAGGCTTCGCCGTGGTGGCCGATGAGGTGCGTAACTTGGCCATGAGAGCGGCGGACGCGGCTAAAAACACGGCCAATTTGATTGAAAGCACGGTCAAAAAGGTCAAGGACGGCACGGAACTGGTGAGTGCCACTAATGAAGCGTTTTCTCAAGTGTCCGAGAGCTCCTCGAAAGTCGGTGGACTGGTGGCCGAGATCGCCGCAGGCTCGAACGAGCAGGCCCAGGGCATCGAGCAGGTCAACAAAGCGGTGACGGAAATGGATAAGGTTGTCCAACGCAATGCGGCCAATGCCGAGGAAAACGCCGGCGCGGCGGAAGAGATGAGCGCCCAATCGGAGCAGATGGCGGTATACGTGGCCGAATTGATGGCGCTGGTCGGCGGAAGCGGTAAGGGTTTAAGCAACGGTCGCAGCGGCAAGGTCGCTCCACACAACGCGCCGGCGCGTACACATCGGCGTCCGGCGTCCTCTTCAGGCAAAGTCGGAAAAAAGACGGCGGTCCTTCCCAGGGGAAAGGAAGTTCATCCCGAGCAGATGATTCCGCTGGAAGATAAGGATCTTAGTGACTTCTAA
- a CDS encoding AI-2E family transporter: MALDLYETIRTNKKVVIWSAFLVLLFLVRKLFGLVFLTFILCYIFNNITARLERRLPISRRLNLVIIYIVFVCLVAGVLFIVMPRIASETTIFVNQFPASLDTLHERLDELARKQPDMAPLFLGVKDTLTIKGMLGVNRETLVATIGKTLNKVTHYVSYFFLGTLFSFFILFDLPNLSTRTQSLEHTRFRAIYEETAESVVQFAMVVGAAFQAQILIAAFNTALTALGLWLLGIEPVALLSIIVFFAGLIPVLGTFISSVPILLLAFNSQGWILALKAVGMIAVVHVVEAYILNPNIFSAVLKINPILTLIILYLGYSLFGIWGVLLGVPFSVYIYRYILFPAVDRIVERDSE; the protein is encoded by the coding sequence ATGGCGCTCGATCTTTATGAAACGATCCGGACCAACAAGAAAGTCGTCATCTGGTCGGCTTTTCTCGTGCTGCTTTTTCTGGTGCGCAAGCTGTTCGGGCTTGTATTCCTCACCTTCATTCTCTGCTATATTTTCAACAACATTACAGCGAGATTGGAGCGCCGCCTACCCATCTCCAGGCGGCTGAATCTCGTGATCATTTACATCGTGTTCGTATGTCTGGTGGCCGGCGTGCTGTTCATCGTGATGCCGCGCATCGCCTCCGAGACGACCATCTTTGTAAACCAATTTCCGGCATCCCTGGACACCTTACATGAACGGCTGGACGAACTGGCCCGAAAACAGCCCGACATGGCGCCTTTGTTCCTCGGCGTCAAAGATACCCTTACCATCAAGGGCATGCTGGGGGTCAATCGCGAAACGCTGGTGGCGACGATAGGCAAGACCCTCAATAAAGTCACGCACTACGTCAGTTATTTTTTCCTGGGCACCCTGTTCAGCTTTTTCATCCTGTTCGATTTGCCGAATTTGAGCACAAGGACCCAATCCCTCGAGCACACGCGATTCCGGGCCATTTATGAGGAAACGGCCGAAAGCGTGGTCCAATTCGCCATGGTGGTCGGAGCGGCCTTCCAGGCCCAGATTCTCATCGCTGCCTTCAACACGGCCCTGACCGCACTGGGGTTATGGCTGCTGGGTATCGAACCCGTTGCGCTTTTATCCATCATTGTTTTTTTCGCCGGGTTGATTCCGGTATTGGGGACCTTCATTTCTTCAGTGCCCATTCTTCTGTTGGCCTTCAACAGCCAGGGATGGATACTCGCGCTGAAGGCGGTCGGTATGATTGCCGTGGTGCACGTCGTGGAAGCCTACATCCTCAATCCGAATATTTTTTCCGCGGTTCTCAAGATCAATCCCATCCTGACCCTCATCATCCTCTACCTCGGCTACAGCTTGTTCGGGATATGGGGCGTGCTGCTCGGCGTTCCTTTCTCCGTTTACATTTATCGCTACATCCTCTTTCCCGCCGTCGACAGGATTGTGGAACGGGACTCGGAATGA
- a CDS encoding methyl-accepting chemotaxis protein, producing the protein MVAFEPLSVPGLNWACISRIDLEEAIAPKLAGEEKDFYAKYIDAYGYYDLFLIHPEGRVFYSVTHEADYGTNMVDGEYKDTGLGKLVRRALETKEFGTADFEPYAPSNGEPAAFIAQPVLRGADVELIVALQLSIKAINSIMQERSGMGRTGETYLVGSDKLMRSDSYLDPRTHSVKASFADPVKGRVDTEASREALAGNEGRKIVIDYNGNPVLSAHAPLKIGETTWALLAEIDEKEVVSDSTAAENLLNRVWLIGVIAVIAIVMVILFNVLNIRDLLKTLRRIIEGLSEGSDQVSSASSQVSSASQSLAEGSSEQAASLEETSSSLEEMASMTARNAENAKEANDLMTKANETVRQANDSMGRLTSSMEEISKASEDTSKIIKTIDEIAFQTNLLALNAAVEAARAGEAGAGFAVVADEVRNLAMRAAEAAKSTSGLIEGTRRKVRDGSELVNRTNSAFSEVARSTAKVGELVGEIAAASNEQAQGIQQTNKAVAEMDKVVQQNAANAEENAGASEEMNAQAEQMKIYVAELLSLVGETGRGSSNGRAAKPIGRGPAVHGSKSLTVFSGKVGKRTAILPKAKEIHPERMIPLGDKDLSDF; encoded by the coding sequence ATGGTGGCCTTTGAGCCATTGAGCGTGCCGGGTCTCAACTGGGCCTGCATCTCCAGGATCGATCTTGAAGAAGCCATTGCCCCCAAGCTGGCAGGGGAAGAGAAGGATTTCTATGCCAAGTATATCGATGCATACGGATACTACGACCTCTTTCTGATTCATCCCGAAGGCAGGGTCTTCTATTCCGTGACTCATGAGGCGGATTACGGAACCAACATGGTGGATGGAGAATACAAGGACACCGGGCTCGGCAAACTGGTCAGGCGGGCGTTGGAAACCAAAGAATTCGGCACGGCCGATTTCGAGCCCTATGCGCCTTCCAATGGGGAACCCGCCGCCTTTATCGCCCAGCCGGTGCTCCGGGGAGCGGATGTAGAGCTGATCGTGGCGCTTCAGCTTTCCATCAAAGCCATCAACAGCATCATGCAGGAACGTTCCGGCATGGGCAGAACCGGAGAGACCTATCTAGTTGGGAGCGACAAGCTGATGCGATCGGATTCTTATCTTGATCCCCGGACCCATTCGGTCAAAGCCTCCTTTGCCGACCCCGTCAAAGGCAGGGTGGACACGGAGGCCTCCCGTGAAGCCCTCGCCGGGAACGAGGGGCGCAAGATCGTCATCGATTACAACGGCAACCCGGTGCTGTCCGCTCACGCGCCTTTGAAAATCGGGGAAACGACCTGGGCGTTGCTGGCCGAAATCGATGAAAAAGAAGTGGTGAGCGATTCGACGGCCGCTGAGAATCTGCTGAACCGCGTCTGGCTCATCGGCGTCATCGCGGTCATCGCCATCGTAATGGTCATTCTGTTTAACGTCCTTAATATCCGGGACCTGCTAAAGACGTTGCGAAGAATCATAGAAGGACTCAGCGAGGGCTCCGATCAGGTCTCGTCGGCCTCGAGTCAGGTGTCGTCCGCCAGTCAATCCCTGGCTGAAGGCTCCTCGGAACAGGCGGCCTCCCTCGAGGAGACATCCTCATCTTTGGAGGAGATGGCTTCCATGACCGCTCGAAACGCCGAGAACGCCAAGGAGGCCAACGATCTCATGACGAAGGCCAACGAAACGGTTCGCCAGGCCAACGACTCCATGGGCCGGTTGACATCATCCATGGAAGAAATTTCCAAGGCCAGCGAGGACACTTCGAAAATCATCAAAACCATAGACGAAATCGCTTTCCAGACCAATCTTCTGGCCCTCAACGCGGCGGTGGAAGCGGCGCGGGCCGGAGAGGCCGGAGCCGGTTTCGCCGTGGTGGCCGATGAAGTGAGAAACCTCGCCATGAGGGCGGCGGAAGCCGCCAAGAGCACCTCCGGACTGATCGAAGGTACGCGGCGGAAAGTGCGGGACGGCTCCGAGTTGGTGAACAGGACCAACTCGGCGTTTTCCGAAGTAGCACGAAGCACCGCCAAGGTGGGTGAGCTGGTGGGGGAAATCGCCGCCGCGTCCAACGAGCAGGCCCAAGGCATACAGCAGACCAACAAGGCGGTGGCGGAAATGGACAAGGTGGTGCAGCAGAACGCCGCGAACGCCGAGGAAAACGCCGGCGCCTCTGAGGAAATGAACGCTCAGGCCGAACAGATGAAGATATACGTCGCGGAACTACTGTCACTGGTCGGTGAGACCGGAAGAGGTTCGAGCAACGGACGGGCAGCCAAACCCATTGGACGTGGCCCGGCGGTTCATGGGAGCAAAAGCCTTACGGTTTTTTCCGGCAAGGTCGGAAAACGAACGGCGATCCTTCCAAAAGCGAAAGAAATCCACCCCGAACGGATGATTCCGTTGGGAGATAAGGATCTTAGTGACTTCTAA